In a genomic window of Paracoccaceae bacterium:
- a CDS encoding glutathione S-transferase family protein: MYSLYIANGSSALAAHILLEEIGVPYETHTLSIPAKEHLSPDFLAINPRGRVPALVTAQGVIVENPAILAYLAQSHPDKNLVPTEPYAFAQAQSVNLYLAATMHVAFAHKGRGARWSDDPDAIKSMQEKVPQTIKEGAQFVEDHLIKGPWVLGDTYSICDPCVFLVHRWMGANDIALDAFPKLTAHTDAMLTRPAVQAAMAQQGL, translated from the coding sequence ATGTACAGTCTTTACATCGCAAACGGCTCATCCGCGCTTGCCGCGCATATTTTGCTCGAAGAAATCGGCGTGCCTTACGAAACCCACACTTTGTCCATTCCTGCAAAGGAACATCTCTCACCAGACTTCCTTGCCATAAATCCGCGTGGGCGCGTGCCGGCCTTGGTGACAGCGCAGGGTGTTATTGTCGAAAACCCCGCCATACTTGCCTATCTCGCACAAAGCCATCCTGACAAGAACCTCGTGCCAACAGAGCCCTATGCCTTCGCGCAAGCGCAATCGGTGAACCTTTATCTGGCCGCCACGATGCATGTGGCCTTCGCCCATAAAGGGCGCGGTGCCCGGTGGTCGGATGATCCCGACGCGATAAAATCAATGCAGGAGAAGGTCCCGCAAACCATCAAAGAGGGTGCGCAGTTCGTCGAAGATCACCTGATCAAAGGACCTTGGGTACTGGGGGATACGTATTCCATCTGCGACCCATGCGTGTTTCTGGTGCACCGCTGGATGGGTGCAAATGACATCGCCTTGGATGCTTTCCCCAAACTGACAGCACATACAGACGCAATGTTAACACGCCCCGCCGTTCAGGCCGCCATGGCGCAACAGGGGCTTTAG
- a CDS encoding sulfite exporter TauE/SafE family protein encodes MTSHELTFLIIGGLAGGFINGLAGFGTSLFALGFFLTIMSPVEAVAITVAISVVSGLQGLWIVRHAITRNKRRLARFLLPAVLGIPLGIASLKQIDVSVLKYLIAFFLILYGGFFTFRRNLPKFENPTPVIDMIVGFFGGVLGGAASLSGALPTMWCSMRAWPKYETRAVLQPFNVMVLGLTAIMLAWDGTYDTDTMLHLCVAVPSAMVAAQAGIFVFHRVNDDLFRRLLIAVCLVSGSFLLLRELL; translated from the coding sequence ATGACATCTCATGAACTCACTTTTTTGATCATTGGCGGGTTGGCCGGCGGATTTATCAACGGGCTGGCAGGATTCGGAACGTCGCTCTTTGCGCTCGGATTTTTCCTGACCATTATGAGTCCGGTCGAAGCGGTTGCCATCACGGTCGCCATTTCGGTGGTCAGCGGCTTGCAAGGCCTGTGGATCGTGCGCCATGCAATAACCCGGAACAAACGCCGTCTTGCCCGTTTCCTGCTGCCTGCGGTCCTTGGCATTCCATTGGGCATCGCCTCCCTGAAACAGATTGACGTCTCGGTGCTGAAGTATCTGATCGCGTTCTTTCTCATACTATACGGTGGGTTTTTCACTTTTCGTCGCAACCTGCCCAAGTTTGAAAACCCGACGCCGGTGATCGACATGATCGTGGGATTCTTCGGCGGTGTCCTTGGCGGTGCCGCATCACTTTCGGGGGCCTTGCCGACCATGTGGTGTTCGATGCGCGCCTGGCCCAAATACGAAACGCGCGCTGTGCTGCAACCGTTCAACGTCATGGTCTTGGGGTTAACAGCGATCATGCTGGCATGGGACGGGACATATGACACGGACACAATGTTGCATTTATGCGTGGCTGTTCCATCCGCAATGGTGGCCGCACAGGCGGGCATTTTTGTGTTTCACAGGGTGAATGATGACCTGTTCCGCCGCCTGCTGATTGCGGTCTGTCTGGTGTCTGGTTCGTTCTTGTTGTTGCGGGAGCTGCTGTGA
- a CDS encoding fumarate hydratase, protein MIPIDLIQKTAETLMDKAAIEIPQDYLDGLQAAAKTEDGDLSSFVLKAMLENYEAAKEDRRAMCGDTGVPRWFVKMGNDARIEGGPIALEAALRRATANATTGVPLRPNRVHPLWRTDHNNNVGIGAPEIEYGFEPDGEWIDLITVHKGGLFGTDYRMLFPSDGVQGIKRFYLDSLVAFGKRGLACQPAIIGIGLGGSKDTCMVLGKRASVLRTVGSRNPDPKIAAMEDEFKELGNSIGMGAMGFVGKNMVIDCNIEVGYCHTGGMQMSVHAFCLSSRRAVARVFPDGRVEHRTDPDWFTDYQRRETVEWEPIKEAAE, encoded by the coding sequence ATGATCCCCATCGACCTCATCCAGAAAACGGCCGAAACTCTGATGGACAAGGCCGCCATAGAAATCCCACAAGATTACCTTGACGGGCTGCAAGCCGCCGCCAAGACCGAAGATGGCGATTTGTCGTCCTTTGTGCTCAAGGCCATGCTGGAGAATTATGAGGCGGCCAAAGAGGACCGACGCGCGATGTGTGGCGACACAGGCGTGCCGCGCTGGTTCGTGAAAATGGGAAATGATGCGCGCATTGAGGGCGGACCGATCGCCCTGGAGGCGGCATTGCGCCGTGCCACAGCCAATGCAACAACCGGCGTGCCGCTTCGGCCTAATCGTGTGCACCCGCTTTGGCGGACGGACCACAATAACAATGTGGGCATCGGCGCGCCCGAGATTGAATACGGTTTTGAACCAGATGGCGAATGGATTGACCTGATCACTGTGCACAAAGGTGGGCTGTTCGGGACCGATTACCGGATGCTTTTCCCGTCGGATGGCGTGCAGGGGATCAAAAGATTCTACCTCGATAGTCTGGTCGCTTTTGGCAAACGCGGGCTGGCGTGTCAGCCTGCGATCATCGGGATTGGTCTTGGAGGATCCAAAGACACCTGCATGGTGTTAGGCAAACGCGCGTCTGTTTTGCGCACCGTGGGCAGTCGGAACCCGGATCCGAAAATCGCCGCGATGGAGGATGAATTCAAGGAGTTGGGCAATTCTATCGGCATGGGGGCCATGGGTTTTGTCGGCAAAAACATGGTGATCGATTGCAACATCGAAGTGGGGTATTGCCACACGGGGGGTATGCAGATGTCGGTGCATGCATTCTGTTTATCATCGCGCCGGGCGGTTGCGCGCGTCTTTCCGGATGGCCGGGTTGAACACCGCACGGACCCCGATTGGTTCACCGATTATCAACGCCGGGAAACCGTTGAATGGGAACCGATCAAGGAGGCTGCGGAATGA
- a CDS encoding tripartite tricarboxylate transporter substrate binding protein yields MSFKSLGAICALSVGIAGAALAEYPERSINMVIPYGAGGATDISARTIAEPLGAAVGKPLVMANVTGAGGATGSVAVQNAKADGYTMLFARVGSHSVNPAMKATLPYTLDDFRFVTVYEINPFACAVSSNSDIMSMDDLLAAAKGDGISFSSSGVGSGLHLAGAMILDAFGLEDAANTAIHIPQQGGGAAATAVLNGTADFLCTNTSALASFVANNQMRPLMVTTAEPVVGFDAPTATSLGHPELQQMVGWTGIAGPADLPDDVAAKWGDWMTAAAGDAKFVETMESRGSIIRVMSPEEANTFIRTQYETFRKLVDDLGMRIEG; encoded by the coding sequence ATGTCTTTTAAATCACTTGGTGCAATCTGCGCCTTGAGTGTCGGGATTGCGGGTGCGGCATTGGCCGAATACCCTGAGCGGTCAATCAATATGGTCATTCCCTATGGCGCTGGCGGCGCTACGGATATTTCTGCGCGCACCATTGCTGAACCGCTTGGCGCCGCAGTGGGCAAGCCTTTGGTGATGGCGAATGTGACCGGTGCGGGCGGCGCCACAGGCTCGGTCGCGGTGCAAAACGCCAAGGCGGACGGGTATACAATGCTGTTTGCGCGTGTGGGATCCCACTCCGTGAACCCTGCGATGAAGGCGACGCTGCCTTACACGCTGGATGATTTCCGGTTTGTGACGGTCTATGAGATCAACCCCTTTGCCTGCGCCGTGTCTTCGAATTCCGACATCATGTCGATGGATGACCTGCTGGCCGCTGCCAAGGGCGACGGCATCAGCTTCTCTTCGTCGGGCGTGGGGTCTGGCCTTCATCTTGCTGGCGCGATGATCCTTGATGCCTTTGGTCTGGAGGACGCGGCCAACACCGCCATACATATTCCGCAACAGGGTGGTGGAGCTGCGGCAACGGCGGTTTTGAACGGTACGGCGGATTTCCTCTGCACCAATACATCCGCGCTTGCGAGTTTTGTGGCCAACAATCAGATGCGTCCCTTGATGGTCACAACCGCAGAGCCTGTCGTGGGTTTTGATGCGCCGACGGCTACCTCTCTGGGTCACCCGGAATTGCAGCAGATGGTTGGCTGGACCGGCATTGCCGGCCCGGCGGATCTGCCTGATGATGTTGCGGCAAAATGGGGCGATTGGATGACCGCAGCCGCCGGAGACGCAAAATTTGTAGAGACCATGGAGTCGCGCGGCTCGATCATCCGCGTAATGTCCCCCGAAGAAGCCAATACTTTCATCCGCACCCAATACGAAACATTCAGGAAACTGGTTGACGATCTGGGTATGAGAATTGAAGGCTAG
- a CDS encoding tripartite tricarboxylate transporter permease translates to MSFLDSIAAGLSLVGNIESFLALFVGVAIGVVGGAIPGMSATMAVALTLPFTFAMQPITGILLLLGVYKGGIFGGSIPAILIKTPGTPASSATILDGYPLAEKGEAGRALGMALWASCTADVISNLALILFAGWLASFALSFGPPEFFTLILFSLTIIAGVSGESLLRGALSALLGLLLATVGLDLVYGTNRFTFGDPNMMGGLNFIAVLIGLFAIPEILAMVWHPTAHVGKARSLGKNWVTFADYRRSFKSIVRGSFIGVFLGSIPGIGAAPSAFLSYSEARRTSKNKDNFGKGEIEGVAASEAGNNGVAGATLIPLLALGVPGDVITAIIIGAFMVHGLQPGPMMFILNVDIIYGLFIGLIVSSVFLFLIGSAAIRGFKYVADIPKRILIPAVLVLCIYGVFAVNNNIFDVGVMFAMGWVGYLMVRYHIPAAPFLIAFILGPLLEDNFRQSMLMSGSDPSILVRGPITWFFWTLTLLTVVAIARAVKNGPLMGQSPKP, encoded by the coding sequence ATGAGTTTTCTAGACAGTATCGCCGCCGGTCTCAGCCTTGTCGGCAACATTGAGTCCTTTCTTGCGCTTTTCGTTGGTGTGGCAATTGGTGTTGTCGGGGGCGCGATCCCGGGGATGTCAGCCACAATGGCTGTCGCTTTGACGTTGCCGTTCACTTTTGCGATGCAACCGATCACTGGAATTCTCTTACTGCTGGGCGTCTACAAAGGCGGGATATTCGGCGGTTCGATCCCCGCGATTCTGATCAAGACCCCCGGCACGCCGGCGTCTTCTGCGACCATTCTGGACGGCTATCCGCTGGCGGAAAAAGGGGAGGCGGGGCGCGCGCTCGGCATGGCGCTCTGGGCCTCCTGTACGGCAGATGTGATTTCCAATTTAGCGCTGATCCTCTTTGCCGGTTGGCTGGCGTCCTTCGCGCTCAGCTTCGGACCGCCGGAGTTCTTCACGCTCATCCTGTTTTCACTGACAATCATCGCCGGTGTATCAGGTGAAAGTCTTTTGCGCGGTGCCTTGTCGGCCTTGTTGGGATTGCTGTTGGCGACGGTCGGGCTGGATCTGGTCTATGGCACAAATCGCTTTACATTTGGCGATCCGAACATGATGGGCGGTCTGAATTTCATCGCGGTATTGATCGGCTTGTTTGCGATCCCTGAAATTCTCGCCATGGTTTGGCACCCCACTGCGCATGTTGGCAAAGCGCGCAGCCTGGGTAAGAACTGGGTGACATTCGCTGATTATCGCCGCAGCTTTAAATCCATCGTGCGCGGCAGTTTCATTGGTGTGTTCCTTGGGTCCATCCCTGGCATCGGTGCTGCCCCATCTGCCTTCCTCAGCTATTCCGAAGCGCGGCGCACATCCAAAAACAAGGACAACTTCGGCAAGGGTGAAATTGAGGGCGTTGCCGCTTCCGAGGCGGGCAATAACGGCGTGGCCGGGGCCACATTGATCCCGCTTCTGGCCCTGGGTGTACCCGGGGATGTGATCACCGCGATCATTATCGGGGCCTTCATGGTGCACGGGCTGCAACCCGGACCGATGATGTTCATCCTGAATGTAGATATCATTTACGGTCTGTTCATCGGGTTAATTGTCAGCTCTGTCTTCCTCTTTTTGATTGGATCCGCGGCCATTCGCGGTTTCAAATATGTGGCCGACATTCCCAAACGCATCCTGATCCCGGCTGTGCTGGTGCTCTGCATCTATGGCGTTTTTGCGGTGAACAATAACATTTTTGATGTTGGGGTGATGTTCGCCATGGGCTGGGTCGGTTATCTGATGGTGCGCTATCACATTCCGGCTGCACCTTTCCTGATCGCTTTCATCCTGGGACCTCTGTTGGAGGACAATTTCAGGCAATCCATGTTGATGTCGGGCAGTGATCCCAGCATTTTGGTTCGCGGCCCGATTACATGGTTTTTCTGGACCTTGACGTTACTGACAGTGGTGGCCATCGCGCGGGCGGTCAAAAACGGGCCACTGATGGGGCAAAGCCCGAAGCCGTAG
- a CDS encoding FAD-binding protein, whose product MEIQRHDTDILILGTGGAGLFAALHAQQAAPAGTKITIAVKGLIGKCGCTRMVQGGYNVALGGGDTVERHFMDTIEGGKWLPNQDMAWRLCEQAVVRIRELENEIGCFFDRNPDGTLHQKAFAGQTADRTVHKGDLTGIEIINRLMEQVLSRPVEKLQEHRAIGLIPTKDGNALAGVLMIDMRTGKFRFVRAKTVLMATGGGPTMYKYHTPSGDKTMDGLAMALRAGLPLRDMEMVQFHPTGLLAGEHSRMTGTVLEEGLRGAGGQLLNGAGQRFMFDYDGKGERATRDVVSRGIYAEMRKSNDPGQVGMFISMAHLGPDNVRTKFKGMVKRCEDSGLDLAGGLVEVVPTAHYFMGGVVVDVDTRTALEGLYVAGEDAGGAHGSNRLGGNGVANSTVYGGIAGDIMGADIRSMEALRDPDENVLAAEYDRACHPLTRPPDLVQPLRNRLQEAMWEDVGVMRDAAGMARGLTRIEAIRKDLMEVGVASDNLAFNLTWHDWLNMASLCEVSEVITRAALARENSRGAHYREDFPEAGDMAASYYTVVKRDGTGMNVAREDVDFSIVHHGETILPEGEPETLVAT is encoded by the coding sequence ATGGAAATTCAGCGGCACGACACCGATATCTTGATCCTTGGCACTGGCGGTGCAGGCCTGTTTGCAGCGCTCCATGCGCAACAGGCCGCACCTGCGGGCACGAAAATCACAATCGCGGTCAAAGGGTTGATTGGCAAATGTGGTTGCACGCGAATGGTGCAAGGCGGGTACAATGTGGCGCTTGGCGGCGGCGACACGGTTGAGCGGCATTTCATGGATACGATTGAGGGCGGCAAATGGTTGCCCAATCAGGATATGGCGTGGCGCTTGTGCGAGCAGGCGGTGGTGCGTATCCGAGAACTGGAAAATGAAATTGGCTGTTTCTTTGATCGCAACCCGGATGGGACTTTGCATCAAAAGGCTTTTGCGGGGCAAACGGCGGATCGTACAGTGCACAAAGGCGATTTGACCGGCATCGAGATCATCAACCGTCTGATGGAACAGGTACTGAGCCGACCTGTGGAAAAACTGCAAGAGCACCGTGCGATTGGACTGATCCCAACCAAAGACGGCAACGCGCTGGCAGGTGTTCTAATGATCGACATGCGAACGGGAAAATTCCGTTTCGTCAGGGCCAAAACGGTTTTGATGGCGACGGGCGGTGGCCCGACCATGTATAAATACCACACGCCAAGTGGCGACAAGACCATGGACGGTTTGGCCATGGCGTTGCGGGCGGGATTGCCGCTGCGCGATATGGAAATGGTGCAGTTTCATCCGACCGGGCTTCTGGCTGGCGAGCATAGCCGTATGACCGGCACGGTGCTCGAAGAGGGGCTGCGGGGGGCTGGTGGACAACTGCTGAATGGCGCGGGCCAGCGGTTCATGTTCGATTATGACGGCAAGGGCGAGCGCGCTACGCGCGATGTTGTCAGTCGGGGTATTTATGCCGAAATGCGCAAAAGTAATGATCCTGGACAGGTGGGCATGTTCATTTCCATGGCGCATCTTGGGCCAGACAATGTGCGGACCAAATTCAAGGGCATGGTGAAGCGGTGTGAGGACAGTGGCCTTGATCTTGCCGGTGGTTTGGTCGAGGTCGTCCCGACGGCGCATTATTTCATGGGGGGTGTTGTGGTCGATGTGGACACACGCACCGCACTTGAGGGGCTTTATGTGGCGGGTGAAGACGCGGGTGGTGCGCATGGTTCCAACCGTTTAGGCGGGAATGGTGTTGCGAATTCAACGGTATATGGGGGCATTGCAGGCGACATCATGGGCGCTGATATCCGATCCATGGAAGCGCTGCGCGACCCGGATGAGAATGTGTTGGCCGCTGAATATGATCGGGCTTGCCATCCGCTGACGCGGCCTCCTGATCTGGTGCAGCCCTTGCGCAACCGCCTGCAAGAAGCGATGTGGGAAGATGTTGGCGTCATGCGCGACGCCGCTGGCATGGCGCGGGGACTGACGCGCATCGAGGCGATCCGCAAGGATTTGATGGAGGTCGGCGTTGCATCGGACAATCTGGCGTTCAACCTGACATGGCATGATTGGCTGAACATGGCCAGCTTGTGTGAGGTGTCGGAGGTGATCACCAGAGCGGCGCTGGCGCGTGAAAATTCGCGGGGCGCGCACTACCGGGAGGACTTTCCCGAGGCTGGCGATATGGCGGCATCCTATTATACAGTGGTCAAGCGGGATGGCACCGGGATGAATGTCGCCCGCGAAGATGTTGATTTTTCAATCGTTCACCACGGTGAGACCATCTTGCCAGAGGGTGAACCTGAAACACTGGTGGCGACATAA
- a CDS encoding tripartite tricarboxylate transporter TctB family protein, giving the protein MTPRQLQLRLGLGAIMAAAFLTLYAIPTWISSPSNVRNIVLSPLFWPYALAGFTGLAGLGLVLSGVRTPAEDAPVNDPIEDPLAAWMRLLGMALIMVLTMFLLPRLGMVLTSMLVFVATAFLVRTRHPITALVCAVIIPLVLYAFFAHVAGVAIPQGDFLRLP; this is encoded by the coding sequence ATGACACCGCGACAATTACAGTTGCGCCTCGGTCTGGGGGCGATCATGGCTGCCGCATTTCTAACGCTATATGCCATCCCGACCTGGATTTCTTCGCCAAGTAATGTGCGTAATATCGTATTGTCTCCCCTGTTCTGGCCCTATGCCCTGGCCGGATTTACCGGATTGGCCGGGCTGGGACTTGTGCTTTCCGGCGTCCGGACACCGGCGGAGGACGCGCCGGTCAATGATCCGATTGAGGATCCTTTAGCGGCGTGGATGCGGCTGCTTGGCATGGCCTTGATTATGGTCCTAACCATGTTTCTATTACCCCGTTTGGGCATGGTGCTGACCTCGATGTTGGTTTTTGTCGCGACCGCCTTTCTGGTGCGCACGCGCCACCCGATCACGGCGCTTGTCTGCGCTGTCATCATTCCGTTGGTGCTTTATGCGTTCTTTGCGCATGTCGCCGGGGTCGCGATCCCGCAGGGTGATTTTCTGAGGCTGCCATGA
- the sdhC gene encoding succinate dehydrogenase, cytochrome b556 subunit yields the protein MGGRPVRPARTHPLWLAFVLHRVSGVALALFLPVHFWVLSYALTQPEKLNQFLSFAEQPIVKLAEFGLVFLLAVHAFGGIRLMAMEWLPWSAPQKTLAAGAVGVAFLISGTFFLQVV from the coding sequence ATGGGCGGGCGGCCCGTGAGACCAGCGCGTACGCATCCGCTCTGGCTGGCTTTCGTCCTGCACCGCGTGTCTGGTGTCGCGCTTGCCTTGTTTTTACCAGTGCATTTCTGGGTTTTATCCTACGCGCTGACACAACCAGAGAAGCTAAACCAGTTTCTAAGCTTTGCCGAACAACCCATTGTTAAATTGGCAGAGTTCGGATTGGTTTTTCTGTTAGCGGTCCACGCGTTTGGGGGCATAAGACTGATGGCGATGGAGTGGTTGCCATGGTCCGCGCCGCAAAAAACACTGGCGGCGGGCGCGGTCGGAGTCGCGTTTTTAATTTCGGGCACATTCTTTTTGCAGGTAGTCTAG
- a CDS encoding mandelate racemase/muconate lactonizing enzyme family protein — protein MKIDRIEAHVFRAPTPTPVATSFGIMRDRPAVFVKLLTSNGGFGWGEIFANWPSAGAEHRARLLIEDLSEMILGQTISAPHLFWDTLTQKTYIRALQCGEPGPFAQVLAGVDIAVHDLFARRAGLPLAGFLSQDALPTVPVYASGLAIHQASDHIPLQRARGISAFKVKVGFDASNDISRLLDLSKGLQPGETLFADANQAWTPAQALQFIAATRDLPIGWLEEPIAADSPLSDWVQLADASQTRLAGGENITGLSGFDQAISSGVFGVLQPDVAKWGGISGCFEVAKAIRAAGLTYCPHFLGGGIGMQASAHLLAAVGGPGLLELDANPNPLRDEFFASDPLKNGLWHISEVPGLGIEHLPEDIEPYRTLRLYRDHSRPI, from the coding sequence GTGAAAATAGACCGGATCGAAGCACATGTATTTCGCGCGCCCACCCCAACTCCGGTCGCCACTTCTTTTGGTATAATGCGCGATCGACCAGCTGTATTTGTAAAACTCCTAACGTCAAATGGCGGATTTGGCTGGGGCGAGATATTTGCCAACTGGCCGTCTGCGGGCGCAGAACACCGCGCCCGGCTTTTGATCGAAGATCTGTCAGAGATGATATTGGGGCAAACCATTTCCGCACCGCATCTTTTCTGGGACACACTGACCCAAAAAACTTACATACGCGCACTCCAATGTGGCGAGCCCGGTCCCTTTGCGCAGGTTCTGGCGGGCGTGGATATCGCCGTTCATGACCTTTTCGCCCGCCGTGCCGGACTCCCCCTAGCGGGGTTTCTGTCTCAGGACGCTTTGCCAACTGTTCCTGTCTATGCAAGCGGGCTCGCGATCCATCAAGCGTCTGATCATATCCCGCTGCAACGCGCCCGCGGCATTTCCGCCTTCAAGGTCAAAGTGGGATTTGATGCATCCAATGATATCTCGCGGCTTTTGGATTTATCCAAAGGCTTGCAACCCGGTGAAACCTTGTTTGCCGATGCTAATCAGGCATGGACACCCGCTCAAGCTTTGCAATTTATCGCCGCGACGCGGGATTTACCTATCGGTTGGCTCGAAGAACCTATCGCGGCGGACTCGCCCCTTTCAGATTGGGTTCAATTGGCAGATGCTTCACAGACCCGTTTGGCAGGCGGAGAAAACATAACAGGTCTGAGCGGGTTTGATCAGGCCATTTCTTCGGGCGTGTTTGGCGTGTTGCAACCAGATGTCGCCAAATGGGGTGGCATTTCGGGATGTTTTGAAGTGGCTAAAGCCATCCGTGCCGCAGGCCTGACGTATTGCCCGCATTTTCTCGGCGGTGGCATCGGAATGCAGGCCTCTGCGCATCTATTGGCCGCTGTGGGCGGGCCGGGTTTGCTGGAACTCGATGCCAATCCAAACCCGCTCAGGGATGAATTTTTTGCGTCTGATCCGTTGAAAAACGGGCTCTGGCACATTTCGGAGGTTCCCGGTCTTGGGATTGAGCATTTGCCTGAAGACATTGAACCCTATCGTACATTGCGGCTGTATCGGGATCACAGTCGCCCTATTTGA
- a CDS encoding LysR substrate-binding domain-containing protein: MSIRTLRTLIAVHDHKTFSAAADAVCVTHAAVSQQMRALEENWGVQLFDRSKRTPELTPLGRALVAKARDVVRSYDQMLPSVLGENSVSGEVKLGALPTTLTTLVPSAISMLVKTYPQVHVRLYPGLTHQLVSQLERGTLDAALISRPQLMPPGFEFRDIAEEPLQLLASLDTDSDDPFELIANHPFIRFNREAVVGHMIESWLQKKNISVAETMELDGLEAISSMVYANLGVAIAPKRAVQSTSPLPLKRLSLGEDAPIRRLGLAYPQDTARSRVLAALHSTCLQSVSIGAFGATPPATPQ; the protein is encoded by the coding sequence ATGTCCATTCGCACGCTGCGAACACTTATCGCAGTACATGATCACAAGACGTTCAGCGCCGCCGCTGATGCCGTATGTGTCACTCATGCTGCCGTCAGCCAGCAAATGCGCGCCCTTGAGGAAAACTGGGGCGTGCAGCTTTTTGACCGCTCAAAACGCACACCGGAATTGACTCCACTGGGTCGCGCTCTGGTGGCCAAGGCTCGCGATGTCGTGCGGTCTTATGATCAGATGCTGCCGTCGGTTCTGGGGGAAAACAGCGTCAGTGGCGAGGTCAAGCTTGGTGCGCTGCCGACCACCCTTACAACGCTTGTCCCCTCGGCGATTTCGATGCTGGTCAAAACCTATCCGCAGGTGCATGTGAGGCTCTACCCTGGTTTGACGCATCAATTGGTGTCGCAACTGGAACGGGGGACTTTGGATGCGGCCCTTATTTCGCGTCCGCAACTGATGCCGCCGGGATTTGAGTTTCGCGATATCGCCGAGGAACCGCTGCAATTGCTTGCCTCGCTGGACACAGACAGCGACGATCCGTTTGAATTGATTGCCAATCACCCGTTCATCCGCTTCAACCGCGAGGCCGTCGTTGGGCACATGATCGAAAGCTGGCTGCAAAAGAAGAACATCAGCGTCGCTGAAACCATGGAACTCGACGGGCTGGAGGCGATCTCCAGCATGGTTTATGCGAATTTGGGTGTCGCGATCGCGCCAAAACGCGCAGTCCAGTCCACCAGCCCGTTGCCGCTAAAGCGTTTGTCGCTTGGCGAGGATGCCCCCATCCGCAGGTTAGGGCTTGCCTATCCGCAGGATACAGCACGCAGCCGCGTGTTGGCCGCGCTCCACAGCACCTGTCTGCAGTCCGTGTCTATTGGCGCCTTCGGAGCAACACCACCGGCAACGCCCCAATGA
- a CDS encoding fumarate hydratase C-terminal domain-containing protein has translation MKLREVTLSTTPTAEAVAGLRLGDIVYLDGLIYTAREGVYMRALEDQANIPMELPSQSAANFHCSPAAVIREDGSFDLGAVTATASFRFAKWLPEWMAKTGARLIIGKGGMSSKDYKEYFVPNGAVYLSTVGYGTGALLGRGVETVEAVHWHEELGIAQAMWVIRARRMGPFIVASDLKGECLFERENAKIVQNLDRVYEGTKPAVLKRYGETDDRSDEVIG, from the coding sequence ATGAAGCTGCGCGAAGTCACGCTCTCGACCACACCAACGGCTGAAGCTGTCGCCGGCCTGCGTCTGGGTGACATCGTCTATCTTGACGGGTTGATCTACACGGCGCGCGAAGGTGTTTATATGCGTGCGCTGGAGGATCAAGCGAACATCCCCATGGAATTGCCGTCCCAAAGTGCTGCAAATTTCCATTGCTCGCCTGCCGCTGTGATCCGTGAAGACGGCTCCTTTGATCTGGGCGCGGTTACGGCCACCGCGAGTTTTCGCTTTGCCAAATGGTTGCCGGAATGGATGGCCAAAACCGGTGCGCGGTTGATCATCGGCAAGGGTGGCATGTCCTCAAAAGACTACAAGGAATATTTCGTGCCCAATGGCGCAGTGTATCTGTCCACTGTTGGATATGGCACCGGCGCGTTGCTAGGGCGTGGGGTTGAAACGGTTGAGGCCGTGCACTGGCATGAAGAGCTCGGTATTGCGCAGGCGATGTGGGTGATACGAGCGCGCCGGATGGGGCCGTTTATCGTGGCGTCGGACTTGAAGGGCGAGTGCCTTTTTGAACGCGAAAACGCCAAGATCGTGCAGAACCTCGACCGGGTGTATGAGGGAACCAAACCTGCCGTGCTCAAACGCTATGGCGAAACGGATGACCGCTCGGACGAGGTCATCGGCTAA